In Myxococcales bacterium, the following proteins share a genomic window:
- a CDS encoding BlaI/MecI/CopY family transcriptional regulator, which yields MPTRQAPLPPLGELELALLELLWNAGACDVTQAHAAIGKRRGITPNTIGSALERLYKKRLIARHKVSHAYRYEPAVGRDEFAARKLVTAAGGIKALAGSGMLAAFVDLVGDVDEAALDRLEALIAEKRDERGQRGQRGGK from the coding sequence ATGCCAACCCGCCAGGCACCTTTGCCGCCTCTTGGCGAACTCGAGCTGGCGCTGCTCGAGCTGCTGTGGAACGCCGGCGCGTGCGACGTAACCCAGGCGCACGCGGCCATCGGCAAACGCCGCGGTATCACGCCCAACACCATTGGCTCGGCGCTCGAGCGCCTCTACAAAAAGCGCTTGATCGCGCGACATAAAGTATCGCATGCGTATCGCTATGAGCCGGCCGTTGGGCGAGACGAGTTCGCGGCGAGGAAGTTGGTGACGGCGGCCGGCGGCATCAAGGCGCTCGCTGGTAGCGGGATGCTCGCGGCGTTCGTTGATTTAGTTGGCGACGTCGACGAGGCGGCGCTCGATCGGCTCGAGGCGCTGATCGCGGAAAAGCGCGACGAGCGTGGCCAGCGCGGCCAGCGGGGTGGTAAGTGA
- a CDS encoding M48 family metalloprotease, producing MTLSLVMLCIAAGGAIAFVTSAIVGVALLAARRAMSRLTPAANARVLFGAAVLPLLVSVAAMIAALAPSFGLVADHCEPVGTTHAHPHICTAHHVSEAPALAVALLAGTLALRLGLRLARLVRGAYVARVARRNLLASARYEATLGAHVLPLAAPQAFVIGVGHPLIFVTEGLLADPHRKHSMAALAHERAHIRRRDLLRRALAGMALAFHLPGLASWLEQQVSRAHELAADAEAAADVGSRVDVAAALVAMTRAQLVPLGVAMSFGVGDVEARVHALLDAQPRFDRPRPAALLVGLLGLVLLLGLTADAVHHGVEMVLGLLVD from the coding sequence GTGACCCTCAGCCTGGTGATGCTATGCATCGCGGCGGGCGGGGCGATCGCATTTGTTACCTCAGCCATCGTCGGCGTGGCGCTGTTGGCTGCGCGGCGCGCGATGTCCAGACTGACCCCGGCGGCAAATGCACGGGTCTTGTTTGGCGCTGCGGTGTTGCCGCTGCTCGTAAGCGTGGCTGCCATGATCGCTGCGCTTGCGCCGTCGTTTGGTCTCGTCGCTGATCATTGCGAACCTGTTGGCACCACGCACGCACATCCCCACATCTGCACCGCGCATCACGTCAGCGAGGCGCCGGCGCTTGCCGTCGCGCTGCTCGCTGGCACGCTCGCTTTGCGCCTCGGCCTGCGGCTGGCGCGGCTTGTGCGTGGCGCGTACGTCGCACGCGTGGCGCGACGCAACCTGCTCGCCTCGGCGCGCTACGAAGCCACCCTCGGCGCGCATGTCTTGCCCTTAGCCGCACCGCAGGCGTTCGTAATCGGCGTGGGGCATCCACTAATATTTGTCACCGAGGGCCTGTTGGCCGATCCGCATCGAAAACACTCGATGGCCGCCCTGGCGCACGAACGGGCGCACATTCGCCGCCGCGATCTACTACGCCGCGCCTTGGCGGGCATGGCGTTGGCATTTCATCTCCCAGGCCTCGCGTCATGGCTTGAGCAGCAAGTTTCGCGCGCGCACGAGCTTGCGGCCGATGCCGAAGCCGCCGCCGATGTTGGTAGCCGGGTTGATGTGGCCGCCGCGCTGGTTGCGATGACGCGCGCGCAGCTCGTGCCGCTTGGTGTCGCGATGTCTTTTGGGGTAGGCGATGTGGAGGCGCGCGTGCACGCGTTGCTCGACGCTCAGCCGCGATTCGATCGACCGCGGCCCGCGGCGTTGTTGGTTGGCCTGCTCGGGCTTGTGCTGCTGCTTGGCCTGACCGCAGATGCCGTGCATCACGGCGTCGAGATGGTGCTCGGCCTGCTCGTCGACTAA
- a CDS encoding TolC family protein, which produces MRSLMFVASCLLGLAAQADDKRPLTEADVLALAVARDPEILALHAETSLALAEERRGGMHANPTVSWEREHLPSVGAMSATTETSLQLAVPIELFGRRPAAQALARVATAGARAHAAQGQGDVAERALLAFYAALAATREAEILADAATRLQEAARIVGRRHDEGTTSGYERTRLEVETEMSRSELAQATAAARIAHARLAGLIGADVATMTLRGELSVSSPATAAAAMAAAPQARTSLRLLAQAEAQAHRATSAARWAWLPTLTVAGGLRREITETTRDGYVAGVSLSLPVFDRGQDSVTAARAAQQQATAALRLGERDTQLRLTVAREALAAAVAELARFREATSARVELLERAALAGYREGDRSVVELVDAQRARTAVARRVLALELEAKQAELVLRAAQGEFE; this is translated from the coding sequence GTGCGAAGCCTCATGTTTGTCGCGAGTTGCTTGCTTGGCCTCGCCGCGCAGGCCGATGACAAGCGGCCGCTGACCGAGGCCGACGTGCTGGCGTTAGCCGTGGCGCGCGACCCGGAAATCTTGGCGCTGCACGCCGAAACCTCGTTGGCGCTGGCCGAGGAGCGGCGGGGAGGGATGCATGCGAATCCCACGGTTAGCTGGGAACGTGAGCATTTGCCAAGCGTCGGCGCGATGAGCGCGACAACGGAAACGTCGTTGCAGCTCGCGGTGCCGATCGAGCTGTTTGGTAGGCGCCCGGCGGCGCAGGCGTTGGCGCGCGTGGCCACCGCAGGTGCGCGGGCGCATGCGGCGCAGGGGCAAGGCGACGTCGCTGAGCGCGCGCTGTTGGCGTTTTATGCCGCGCTCGCGGCAACCCGTGAGGCTGAGATCTTGGCCGACGCGGCGACGCGCCTGCAAGAAGCGGCGCGCATTGTCGGCCGTCGCCACGATGAGGGCACGACCTCGGGGTACGAGCGCACGCGGCTTGAGGTGGAGACAGAAATGTCGCGCAGCGAGCTGGCGCAGGCGACGGCTGCGGCGCGGATCGCACACGCGCGGTTGGCTGGCTTGATTGGCGCGGACGTCGCGACCATGACCTTGCGCGGCGAGTTGAGCGTGTCGTCACCAGCGACCGCGGCGGCTGCTATGGCCGCAGCGCCCCAAGCGCGCACCTCGCTGCGGCTGCTTGCGCAGGCCGAGGCGCAGGCGCATCGCGCGACGTCGGCGGCGCGATGGGCGTGGCTGCCGACGCTCACGGTGGCGGGAGGGCTGCGTCGCGAAATCACCGAGACGACGCGCGACGGCTATGTCGCGGGCGTATCGCTTTCCTTGCCGGTGTTTGATCGCGGGCAAGACTCGGTCACCGCCGCGCGCGCCGCGCAGCAACAGGCAACGGCGGCGTTGCGCCTCGGCGAGCGCGACACGCAGTTGCGGCTCACCGTGGCGCGCGAGGCGCTTGCGGCGGCGGTCGCCGAGTTAGCGCGCTTTCGCGAGGCGACGAGCGCGCGCGTTGAATTGCTCGAGCGAGCGGCGCTGGCTGGGTATCGCGAAGGCGATCGCTCCGTCGTCGAATTAGTCGATGCGCAACGAGCGCGCACCGCGGTGGCGCGGCGCGTATTGGCGCTGGAGCTCGAGGCAAAACAAGCAGAATTGGTGCTGCGTGCGGCGCAGGGGGAATTCGAATGA
- a CDS encoding efflux RND transporter periplasmic adaptor subunit has product MQLTTSALSIAVVAALAAGCKGHGSGHDHADDHPKGHDHHEEGHGHGDGPVVRITRWSERLELFAEHPTAIAGVELKLLTHLTVLEDFRALEQAEVVLELTRVNAGGDANANASPLTASAKAPLRPGIYELVFTPPQAGTYRGRLVVSGSVVDVIDGLEVVVAADAKGVTAAPAAPEEDASIELLKEQQWGLPFATAFARKGALVPAIEVAGTVGTPPGGSADIGAPITGRVIAPPQGLPRPGIEVRKGQLLATLAPAPSSPEEAARASLAVSEADARLARARAAAERAERLIKDQAISQRDVEDARREVGVAEEAARAARGAQQLFVGATGGAGAGSWRLVSPISGTLVEVAATPGATVAPGTLLFRVVDTRELWISARVPEQDAARLRADRDAAYQIAGLDGFLPIAITDKAAGASLVAIGRTVDQVSRTVDVIYALTRPASQLRVGGLVRVSVPAGDEFVGVVVPTTAIVEDEGREVVYVQVDGEHFEARVVKTSARMGDRIGISQGLVDGERVVTRGANVVRLAARAPTTEAHGHIH; this is encoded by the coding sequence ATGCAACTAACAACGTCTGCGCTATCCATCGCGGTCGTCGCGGCGCTCGCCGCAGGCTGCAAGGGCCACGGGTCAGGCCACGATCACGCCGACGATCATCCCAAGGGCCACGACCATCACGAGGAAGGGCACGGCCACGGCGATGGTCCCGTCGTGCGCATCACGCGCTGGAGCGAGCGGCTCGAACTATTTGCCGAACATCCCACCGCCATCGCTGGCGTCGAACTCAAGCTGCTGACCCATCTTACCGTGCTCGAAGATTTTCGCGCGCTTGAGCAAGCCGAGGTGGTGCTGGAGCTAACGCGTGTAAACGCAGGCGGCGACGCTAATGCCAACGCTTCGCCGCTGACGGCGAGCGCCAAGGCGCCGTTACGGCCCGGCATCTATGAGCTGGTGTTTACGCCGCCGCAAGCCGGCACCTATCGCGGTCGCCTGGTGGTGAGCGGCAGCGTCGTCGATGTCATCGACGGGCTCGAGGTGGTGGTCGCGGCCGACGCCAAGGGGGTAACGGCGGCGCCAGCGGCACCCGAAGAGGACGCCTCCATCGAACTACTCAAGGAACAGCAATGGGGCCTGCCGTTTGCGACGGCATTTGCGCGCAAGGGCGCGCTGGTGCCGGCGATCGAGGTCGCGGGCACGGTCGGCACGCCTCCGGGAGGCAGCGCCGATATTGGGGCACCGATCACTGGCCGCGTGATCGCGCCGCCACAAGGGCTGCCGCGCCCTGGCATCGAGGTGCGCAAGGGCCAATTGCTCGCGACGCTGGCGCCCGCGCCGTCGTCGCCAGAAGAGGCGGCGCGCGCGAGCCTAGCCGTTTCCGAGGCCGATGCGCGCTTGGCGCGGGCACGAGCCGCGGCCGAACGCGCCGAGCGCCTCATTAAAGATCAAGCCATCTCGCAGCGCGACGTCGAAGACGCGCGGCGCGAGGTTGGCGTTGCCGAGGAAGCGGCGCGCGCGGCGCGTGGCGCGCAGCAGCTCTTCGTCGGCGCGACCGGCGGGGCAGGTGCGGGCTCGTGGCGCTTGGTTTCGCCGATTAGCGGCACGCTAGTCGAAGTCGCCGCTACGCCAGGCGCGACCGTAGCGCCAGGCACCTTGCTATTTCGCGTCGTCGACACCCGCGAGCTATGGATCTCGGCGCGGGTGCCCGAGCAAGACGCGGCGCGGCTGCGCGCCGATCGGGACGCCGCGTATCAGATCGCGGGACTCGATGGCTTTTTGCCGATTGCCATCACCGACAAGGCTGCGGGCGCCTCGCTGGTGGCGATTGGCCGCACGGTCGATCAGGTCTCGCGCACCGTCGACGTCATCTATGCCTTGACGCGACCTGCCAGCCAATTGCGCGTGGGCGGCCTGGTGCGCGTTAGCGTGCCCGCGGGCGACGAATTTGTCGGTGTCGTGGTGCCGACGACGGCGATCGTCGAAGACGAGGGTCGCGAGGTGGTTTACGTGCAGGTCGACGGCGAACATTTTGAGGCGCGTGTGGTCAAGACCAGCGCGCGCATGGGCGACCGCATCGGCATCTCGCAAGGCCTCGTTGATGGCGAGCGCGTCGTCACCCGCGGCGCCAACGTGGTGCGCCTCGCGGCGCGCGCGCCCACCACGGAAGCCCATGGACATATTCACTAA
- a CDS encoding efflux RND transporter permease subunit, whose amino-acid sequence MIESLLKQSLRHRWLVLGIASALLVFGIYRAAHMPVDVFPDLTAPRVTVVTEASGLAAEEIERLVTFPIETAVNGSAGVRRVRSASAPGISLVWVEFDWSSGATLARQRVTERLQTLAGMLPPEASAPLLAPASSVMGEIAFIALRSDALSPMDLRRVADVEVRRRLLAVEGVSQVVAIGGDEKQYQIVIDPHRSERYRLTSHDVVEAVERGSANAPGGYVVDRGQESVVRVLGRAEGTADLEAIVVAMRDGTPVRVRDVADVQIAPAVARGAASYNAKPAVILSIVKQPDADTVSTTARVDAALAQLATDLAPRGVQLQRDLFRQQDFIDTAIDNLITHLRDGGVLVVVVLLLFLWSLRPTIISIVAIPISLVTATLVLDLLGMRIDTMTLGGLAIAIGELVDDAIVDVENVMRRLRERAAQAVEARASVVDTVLAASVEIRSSIVSATYVIMLVFVPLLFLDGLEGRLIRPLAVSYLVAIFASLIVAVTVTPVLCSFLLPQAMARRGAQEPPFMQWLSGRYEPWLQRSLRHPRRIAAGAGALVVVGALGLLGVGRAFLPEFNEGSLTINMVLAPGTSLAESDALATMAERELMRDPAVLAVGRRTGRAEKDEHVLGVETSEIEVRLKADDPRSKAQVFADVRQRLKAVPGAQFEIGQPISHRIEHMISGQRSALSIKVFGENLGELRRVADEVKTLASAVPGLVDVNVEQVVEIPQVVVRVDAQSAANYGFSAGEAASAIGTALWGATPGHIYEDGTTTEVVVKHAAASLKDIEAVRRAGIPTPSGAVVPLAALATVRQATGPNYVLRENVERRVVVTANIQGRDMGSAYDDVRASLSKQLTLPAGVRLAYAGQFERQEATSRRLLLFGLLAIVGIALIVGTTLRSVRRTLIVLVNLPLALAGGVIGVYLGGGILSVASTIGFITLFGIAMRNGILLATRLRDLELEGLALAAAMERAARERLAPILMTALTAALGLLPLALALGEPGSEIQAPMALVILTGLATSTVLNMIVVPALMVRWGGVTAPN is encoded by the coding sequence ATGATCGAGTCGCTGCTTAAACAATCCCTTCGCCATCGCTGGTTGGTGCTCGGCATCGCCTCGGCGTTGCTCGTGTTTGGCATCTATCGCGCCGCGCACATGCCGGTCGATGTCTTTCCTGATCTGACCGCGCCGCGCGTCACCGTGGTGACCGAGGCCTCGGGCCTCGCCGCCGAAGAAATCGAACGCCTGGTGACGTTTCCCATCGAGACCGCGGTCAATGGCTCGGCCGGCGTGCGCCGCGTGCGCTCGGCGTCGGCGCCGGGCATCTCGCTGGTGTGGGTGGAATTTGATTGGAGCAGCGGGGCCACGCTGGCGCGGCAACGCGTCACCGAGCGCCTGCAAACGCTCGCCGGCATGTTGCCGCCCGAGGCCAGCGCCCCGCTGCTGGCACCGGCGTCATCGGTCATGGGTGAGATCGCCTTTATCGCATTGCGCAGCGACGCGCTGTCGCCAATGGATTTGCGGCGGGTGGCAGATGTCGAGGTGCGGCGCCGCTTGCTCGCCGTGGAGGGCGTGTCGCAGGTGGTCGCGATCGGCGGCGACGAAAAACAATATCAGATCGTCATCGATCCGCACCGCAGCGAGCGTTATCGCCTGACCTCGCACGACGTGGTAGAAGCGGTCGAGCGCGGCAGCGCCAACGCGCCAGGCGGCTACGTGGTGGATCGCGGCCAGGAGTCGGTGGTGCGCGTCCTGGGGCGCGCGGAAGGCACCGCCGACCTCGAGGCCATCGTCGTCGCCATGCGCGATGGCACGCCGGTGCGCGTGCGCGACGTCGCCGACGTCCAAATTGCGCCCGCGGTGGCGCGCGGCGCCGCCAGCTATAACGCCAAGCCGGCGGTGATCCTTAGCATCGTCAAGCAGCCCGACGCCGACACCGTGTCGACGACGGCGCGCGTCGATGCCGCGCTGGCGCAGCTCGCGACCGACCTCGCGCCGCGCGGCGTGCAGCTGCAACGCGATTTGTTTCGCCAACAAGATTTTATCGACACCGCGATCGACAACCTCATAACCCACCTCCGCGATGGCGGGGTGCTGGTGGTCGTGGTGCTGCTCCTCTTCTTGTGGAGCTTGCGACCCACGATCATCAGCATCGTCGCGATCCCGATCTCGTTGGTTACGGCGACCCTGGTGCTAGATCTGCTCGGGATGCGCATCGACACCATGACGCTCGGCGGCCTGGCGATCGCAATCGGCGAGCTGGTCGACGACGCCATCGTCGACGTCGAAAACGTCATGCGTCGCCTGCGCGAGCGCGCGGCGCAGGCGGTGGAGGCTCGCGCCAGCGTGGTCGATACCGTGCTCGCGGCGTCGGTCGAGATTCGCTCGTCGATCGTTAGCGCGACCTACGTCATCATGTTGGTGTTCGTGCCGTTGCTGTTCCTCGATGGGCTCGAGGGTCGCCTCATTCGCCCGCTCGCGGTCTCGTATCTCGTGGCGATATTTGCCTCGCTTATTGTCGCGGTAACCGTGACGCCGGTGCTGTGCTCGTTTTTGCTGCCGCAGGCGATGGCGCGGCGCGGCGCCCAGGAGCCGCCGTTTATGCAATGGCTGTCGGGTCGCTATGAGCCGTGGTTGCAGCGCAGCCTGCGCCATCCGCGCCGTATTGCCGCCGGCGCCGGCGCACTGGTCGTCGTCGGGGCGCTCGGCTTGCTCGGCGTCGGCCGCGCCTTCTTGCCCGAGTTTAACGAGGGTAGCCTGACCATAAATATGGTGCTAGCCCCCGGCACCTCACTTGCCGAAAGCGACGCGCTCGCCACCATGGCCGAGCGCGAGCTGATGCGCGATCCGGCGGTGCTCGCGGTGGGCCGCCGCACGGGCCGCGCCGAAAAAGACGAGCACGTGCTCGGTGTCGAGACCAGCGAAATCGAGGTGAGGCTAAAGGCCGATGATCCGCGTAGCAAGGCGCAGGTCTTCGCCGATGTGCGGCAGCGCCTAAAAGCGGTGCCCGGCGCGCAATTTGAGATCGGTCAGCCCATCTCGCATCGCATCGAGCACATGATTTCGGGTCAGCGCTCGGCGCTGTCGATCAAGGTGTTTGGGGAAAACTTAGGCGAGCTGCGCCGCGTCGCCGACGAGGTCAAAACCCTGGCGAGCGCCGTGCCTGGCTTGGTCGACGTCAATGTCGAACAGGTGGTCGAGATTCCGCAGGTCGTCGTGCGCGTCGACGCGCAGAGCGCGGCCAATTACGGCTTTTCTGCCGGTGAAGCCGCAAGCGCCATCGGCACCGCGTTGTGGGGCGCGACGCCGGGCCATATCTATGAAGATGGCACCACCACCGAGGTCGTGGTCAAGCATGCGGCCGCGTCGCTCAAAGATATTGAAGCCGTGCGGCGCGCCGGCATCCCAACGCCATCGGGCGCCGTGGTGCCGCTGGCCGCGCTGGCCACGGTGCGCCAGGCGACGGGCCCGAACTATGTGCTGCGCGAAAATGTCGAGCGCCGCGTCGTGGTCACCGCCAACATCCAAGGCCGCGACATGGGCAGCGCCTACGACGACGTGCGTGCGTCCTTGAGCAAGCAGCTGACGTTGCCCGCCGGCGTGCGCCTCGCCTACGCCGGGCAATTTGAACGGCAAGAGGCGACCAGCCGCCGCCTGTTGCTATTTGGTCTGCTAGCGATCGTTGGGATCGCCCTCATCGTCGGTACCACGCTGCGCAGCGTGCGCCGCACCTTGATCGTGCTGGTCAACCTGCCGCTGGCGCTCGCCGGAGGCGTCATCGGCGTCTATCTCGGCGGCGGCATCTTGTCGGTCGCCAGCACCATTGGCTTTATCACGCTATTTGGCATCGCGATGCGCAATGGCATCTTGCTCGCAACCCGTCTGCGCGATCTTGAGCTCGAAGGCCTGGCGCTGGCGGCCGCGATGGAGCGCGCGGCCCGCGAACGCTTGGCGCCGATTCTCATGACCGCGCTCACCGCCGCGCTCGGGCTGTTGCCGCTCGCGCTGGCGCTCGGCGAACCGGGGAGCGAAATCCAGGCGCCGATGGCCTTGGTCATCTTAACCGGCCTAGCCACCTCGACGGTGCTTAACATGATCGTTGTGCCGGCACTCATGGTGCGCTGGGGCGGCGTCACGGCGCCAAACTAG